A stretch of Kyrpidia spormannii DNA encodes these proteins:
- a CDS encoding transposase, whose translation MANAPVYRHPPGRRREEIVQIYGKRWDIETFFKASKSYLRLAKELQGRTYDKMFTHTTIVFVRYIILSVTSRNGQDPRTIGGLLYDCCNELDDFRFIKD comes from the coding sequence ATGGCTAACGCTCCTGTGTACCGACACCCGCCTGGCCGACGAAGAGAAGAGATCGTTCAGATCTACGGTAAGCGATGGGACATCGAGACGTTCTTCAAGGCCAGTAAGTCCTATCTGAGACTGGCGAAAGAACTCCAGGGGCGCACGTATGACAAAATGTTTACACATACAACCATCGTTTTCGTCCGCTATATCATCTTGTCCGTGACTTCCAGAAACGGCCAGGATCCTCGAACTATTGGCGGTCTGTTGTACGATTGCTGTAATGAACTGGACGACTTCCGGTTTATAAAAGACTGA
- a CDS encoding ankyrin repeat domain-containing protein yields MKYRISPLLMPFFLLLSGCGNSAISNADLKNLDVGSYFPEDSSTATYDTYNAPSNNVVVEETNITHQVSQNKFVILTTATGQAANVGDRQVAYAVNRNEIIQIGVSNSLIGTSNNQKIILANTSQWTAEPSETDTITGINKTITVKAGTFNNCIEVTSEVKFGNDKVFNKSYYAPHVGLILKEIKDKNNHQYVKFVELVKFSSVQSRDSLTNEDSSATPTNSKKPLTDLQIAAGSGNVELVKALLSQGADPNVTDSSGATPLIDCAHSAANPHANTQAYNEIARILLEHGANPNVQDASGDTALSFAVFANDLEMVKLLLNAGANPNLKNTSGLSAMSGIDPNSAIGKLLIQFSTSANSNN; encoded by the coding sequence GTGAAGTATAGAATTTCACCACTTTTGATGCCGTTTTTTTTGTTACTTAGCGGTTGTGGCAATTCGGCCATATCGAACGCAGATTTGAAGAATCTGGATGTTGGATCTTACTTTCCGGAAGACTCTTCGACAGCGACCTATGATACATACAATGCCCCAAGTAACAATGTAGTTGTCGAAGAAACAAACATCACTCATCAGGTGTCACAGAATAAGTTTGTTATCTTGACTACTGCAACAGGACAGGCCGCAAATGTTGGAGATAGACAAGTCGCTTATGCTGTCAACAGAAACGAGATTATCCAAATTGGAGTTAGTAATTCTCTCATTGGAACAAGCAATAACCAGAAAATTATTTTAGCTAACACTTCACAGTGGACTGCTGAACCGTCAGAGACCGACACAATTACTGGCATCAATAAAACCATCACTGTAAAAGCTGGAACATTTAATAACTGCATTGAGGTCACAAGTGAGGTCAAGTTTGGAAACGATAAGGTTTTCAACAAATCTTATTACGCACCTCATGTTGGATTAATTCTTAAAGAAATTAAAGACAAAAATAACCATCAATATGTAAAATTTGTAGAACTAGTGAAGTTTAGTTCTGTGCAAAGTCGGGATAGCTTAACAAACGAAGACTCTTCCGCCACCCCCACGAATTCTAAAAAACCTTTAACAGACTTGCAGATAGCAGCTGGTTCCGGAAATGTGGAACTGGTAAAAGCTTTGCTCAGCCAAGGTGCCGATCCTAATGTAACAGATTCAAGCGGGGCAACTCCTCTTATTGATTGTGCGCACTCAGCTGCTAACCCACACGCTAATACGCAGGCCTACAATGAAATAGCAAGGATTTTATTGGAACACGGGGCAAATCCAAATGTTCAGGATGCCAGCGGAGACACAGCATTGTCCTTTGCTGTGTTCGCGAATGATCTAGAAATGGTTAAGCTTTTATTGAACGCCGGAGCAAATCCAAATCTCAAGAATACGAGTGGACTTTCGGCGATGTCGGGAATTGATCCAAATTCGGCGATAGGAAAATTGTTGATTCAATTTAGCACATCCGCTAATTCTAATAATTAA
- a CDS encoding IS3 family transposase: MQYTSFGLGRMAVILRNEHWPVNRKAVQRHMREMGIAGITPGPNPSQRSQAHRVYPYLLRGMKIESKSSNGHRHHIYPDGQWLDVLVAVLDWYTRRGQV; encoded by the coding sequence GTGCAATACACTTCTTTCGGCTTGGGGCGAATGGCGGTGATATTACGCAACGAACACTGGCCCGTGAATCGAAAGGCCGTCCAGCGTCATATGCGAGAAATGGGAATCGCCGGGATCACACCGGGCCCAAATCCAAGCCAACGTTCTCAAGCACACCGGGTCTACCCGTATCTCTTGCGCGGCATGAAGATTGAGTCCAAATCATCTAATGGGCACCGACATCACATATATCCGGATGGCCAGTGGTTGGATGTTCTGGTCGCAGTTCTAGACTGGTATACCCGGCGTGGTCAGGTATGA
- a CDS encoding ExeA family protein, translated as MLEEVRFLLNFKMDAQSPMALILVGQSELQERLHLQAYAAIRGRIDVQCRLPHYDRAQVGEYIRCHLTYAGAQHEIFSDKAMDEIDRFSGGAARLVNKVCTHALIYGAQNGHRIIDDHMIRRVVAKESNSKNDWQGSHISNPLSKLEGSRCVLY; from the coding sequence ATGCTCGAGGAAGTCCGGTTTCTGCTGAACTTCAAGATGGACGCGCAAAGTCCCATGGCCCTGATTTTGGTGGGTCAGAGCGAACTGCAGGAGCGGTTACATTTGCAGGCATACGCTGCGATCCGCGGGCGGATCGACGTGCAGTGCAGGCTGCCCCATTACGACCGGGCCCAGGTCGGTGAGTACATCCGCTGTCACCTCACCTATGCGGGAGCGCAGCACGAGATTTTCTCGGATAAGGCGATGGATGAAATCGATCGATTCTCGGGCGGGGCGGCGCGGCTGGTGAACAAAGTGTGCACACATGCGCTGATTTACGGCGCCCAAAATGGCCACCGCATCATTGATGATCACATGATTCGGCGCGTGGTGGCCAAAGAAAGCAACAGCAAGAATGATTGGCAAGGGTCCCACATATCCAATCCACTGAGCAAACTCGAAGGTTCCCGATGTGTACTTTATTGA
- a CDS encoding GntR family transcriptional regulator produces MDVALEILKFPVDPSRPLYEQFVERIRAAIARGDLEPGARLPSVRELAAAIRVNPTTIQRTYQELERERLIVSFRGQGTFVTRDAGAVEASRRALAREAVVRLRETAQSLGLTVQQLIDLAHAETEEDE; encoded by the coding sequence GTGGACGTCGCCCTGGAGATTTTGAAATTCCCTGTGGATCCCTCCCGGCCGCTGTATGAACAGTTTGTGGAACGGATCCGGGCCGCGATTGCCCGGGGAGACCTTGAGCCCGGTGCGCGCCTCCCTTCGGTCAGGGAGTTGGCCGCGGCGATCCGGGTCAATCCGACGACGATTCAGCGCACCTATCAGGAATTGGAACGGGAACGGCTGATTGTCTCCTTCCGGGGCCAGGGCACGTTCGTGACCCGGGATGCCGGGGCGGTCGAGGCCAGCCGGAGGGCCTTGGCCCGGGAAGCGGTGGTGCGGCTTCGGGAGACGGCGCAGTCCCTGGGTCTGACCGTTCAACAACTGATCGACCTTGCCCATGCCGAGACGGAGGAGGATGAGTAA